From Zea mays cultivar B73 chromosome 3, Zm-B73-REFERENCE-NAM-5.0, whole genome shotgun sequence:
CGCTCATCTCTCATCCCTCCCCATGCGTGCGAACAACTCCTCTGCTGGACTCCTACCTGCCCTCGCATCAATGTTCTGGGCAAGATGGGTGGCACGAAGCTTTCACCAGTGGGGCTCGCCGGTGGCACCGCCGTCTTGTAGCTGCTGGCTGGCTAGTGGTTGAAGACGGGGGGCTGGAAGATGAATGGTGGCCGTTGATCTCCCTGTGTTTGGCTCAGATTAGTAGTCCGAAACCGATTTGGCCTGGTGCGATCTGAACCGTTAATTTGATATGATGCGGCTTTGATCGATGAGGACGTGTGGGCCGTTGATCGGTCATCCGATGGCCGTTACGGTGTACCCCTTCGCGATCTAATTTGGGCCTTCGAATTGCGATCGGATGGCTTACAATCAAGCGTACCCCTTCACCCGAGACTCATTTTCAGAAGAGCCCTCGTCTTTGGAggtattcaacccgccgtccaattCGGATACAAACTGAGTCTTAAGACAATTTATGAGTTAGACCTCGGGTTCTCTGTTAATGTGTCCGCAGTCCAGAACCTAAAAGAAATTCGAGATTAAATAAGGAAAAATGgaattttagtataaaaataaatcttgaaacttatttaattcatatctaattcatttttccaaattgatccattccaattcctataattttgtaataatgttgtttatcaccctgtgtctctgttttaacatgaaaatggtattaaaaattTATCTCTTACTTAATCTCGTACCAAATACATAAAccctaggaaattcgtatctcctccgttttaactccgatttgatccgttcaagttccgttagtctcgtagcaacgcatagattattTTTACATAGTGTAttattatgtttgatgtgatgttaatttatgctatgctatgtatgtattgtgttgatacgagtagacgagcaaaccactgtggaatctgaggttcatcaagttgaagtagctgagcaggagctcgtggaaggcaagttgtgcccttgatcacttcttttacccattcatgttcttattaatcataatgatctgcataggttaattttgctgggacccaataggttaccctagatttgactatctttataccttgtttcaccactggttttactactaaatttttgggtagtacatgctattgctttatgtggatttgggtataaagatatttatgactcatgattacactttctattatctgttcattattttatgttcatgataagatcattatgttaatgggaacatggagaaccacccgggaaaacagtgctaccacaagggtttaatgggacgcccttggctgattaactaggaaagctagtggagggctaccttacccgaaaggggcaagggcagtaggggagtggtcagtgtagggaggtccttgggttgattttgctgcgatggcggtcaggcaagaaccctgcactggagcttcctataaactgtagcgggtagtctgaagctggtggaactttgtaaaggcctcgtagtggtaccctgcctcgcttccttggtagaggtgtatggagtctgatcaactccgtggcaaatgggtaacacgacttgtgggtaaagatgcgcaacctctgcagagtgtaaaactagtatactagtcgtgctcacggtcatgagcggctcagacactcacatgattaaattatggaacttaaactcaatttggcatatgcattgcatcgcaggtgaagttgttacttttgttctactatttaattgagttggtatttacttacacatagtaactgctaataaaactttgaccaacctataaaagcaatgatcagcttcagcctttatttcattgatcagccttacacttcatgaactcccacctttggtgagttcatgtcacattattccccatgacttgctgagctatgaacgtatgtgagctcactcttgctgtctcacaccccccacaggtcaagaacaggtaccgaaggatgaggcgcatgaaggatgctttgatgtgttcgtgagaggtctaggccgtcgtctcccagtcaactttgggttgctggaccgttgtctccttataatgtaattatttattttgtatagaactcatattatgtagtaaatatgtgacattcgatcatgtgccatgattcatcatatgtgtgagacttggtcccagcacacctggtgattatgttcgcgcccgggtcttggtgcccctaaaacccggtgtGACACCCCTGCTCTGGCTGCACAAGCTATTGATTCTAAAAGGAAGGCTCGATCATAAGACCCTGGATGGAATTATGGATGGTGGCCAGATCCCACAAAGAAAGATTTTGTGCAATGTATTTTCTGTCAGAAGATAGTCCCTGCAGGAATAAAGCGGTTCAAACAGCACCTTGCTGGTGGATTTGGTGACACAGTTAAATGTGCAAGTGTTCCGGAATTGGTGTCAAAGGAAATGCTTGCTTATCTTAGAATGAATTCAAGGGCTCTTCCTTTGAtcaatgtagatgaagaagaagatgcaacTGAAGAGTTTGCAGCTGCAGAACCTAGTTCTGGGACAAAATGCAAGCAAGCTAAGAAGAGAAGTGCTCAGAGTACCATGACATCGTTTGTTGTTTCTGCAGCAACAAAACCAATTACTCAGAAGCCTTCAAAGTCGATTGCTTTCATGCTCTGCAAGACACCAGAAGAGGTAGTTGCAGAGAGGCACAAATCCAAAACGTCTCAATCCACTCTAGAGCATTGCACAAAAAAGGGAAAAGAAGCTAAACAAATAGTTGACGACCATGTAGCTGACTTTCTTTATGAAAATAAGATACCATTGCATGTCGTCAAGTCAAGAAGTTGGGAGATTATGTTGGAGTCTATTGGGCAATATGGTCCTGGATATCGTGGTCCATCATACCATGAAGCTAGGGTGCCTTGGCTTGAGAGGGCTGTTAAGAGAACATCTGAGTTGAGGTCGAAGCATGAAGCGTCTTGGAGGGAATATGGTTGCACGCTTATGTCCGATGGGTGGACCGACACAGCACACCGTCACTTGATCAATTTTCTAGTAAACAGTCCGGCAGGGACCTACTTTTTAGCTTCTGTTGATGCTTCAAGTGAGGTACTTTTTAGCTTCTGTTGATACTTTTTAGTTTCAATGGGAAAATGAATGGGTTGATCAGGAATCTGATAGTGGTACTCTTTGGGCTGCTGTTGATGAAGCATTGGGTGCAACAGAGGGTCTCCGGGGCCGAAATGTACTGCTGGTGGTCTGGTTAGGGGGAcctcttcttctcattctcaGCCTCATCCAAGGACCTATGTTCGAACTAGGAAGCGTCCAAGGAATACTCAAGATGTTGGAGAAGAAGATGGTAGTTATCATGATGATGAAGATGGTAGTGATCATCCAGCTGAACAGTCAGTACAAACTCAAGGAGAAGTGGATGAGGAAGAAGAATCTGAGTCAGGTGGAGGGGCTGCTAGTGATGCTGCTTTTCAATTGGATGAGGCTCTACTGCTTTAGGTCAATAGTAAGTCTGTAGTTCTATTATGTACTTGCCTACTTGGCATTTATATACTAGTAAGTCTGAATTCTGAAATCTGAATTTCTATGATGTTCTGAAATATGAATTGTCCACTCTCCAGTCTCCATTTTGTCCAGTTCTACTGTTCTATTATTCATATTTGTTTTGTTTGGTAATTTGGTTACTTTGATATTGCCTCCTATATGCTATATTGCTATATGCTATGCATATATATCAATATTACATTATTAcacatatatataattatatatataggtCCTGTACCTGTAAATATGCAGGAGGGTCAGTAGGGACGACCAAGTCGACTAGGACCCGATTAGTCGACCTAATCGtcgactaatcgtgattagtcgcCTAGTCGTCCAGGTGTCTCGACTAGCTAGTCGGGCGACTTGAAACTATTGATGTGAGGGGATAAGAATCTCCTTGGTATTCAATGGTAACcaaggaattggagaggattcttggaaggaattcccttGGGATCTCTGTGGTCACCAAACCAGCCTCCAATTCTCCTGCGTTCCAGTTGCTCCTAACCATACCCCTATTGTAGGAAAAGAACTGGTCTAGCTAGACTCGATCATACCGAAACAATCATGCTTACGTTGCTCTGCTAACGCCAAAATAGAAAAATAAATGTTACAATCTTTAACTTTAATTCAAGTATACGCTATGCTTTCAAATCAAACCGTAGTGTATGATATTACTTTGTATCAATGTCTATCATGAATACAGAGAGCCAATAAACCCTAAACATGAACTTTGCTATGCACAACTTCCCACGTGGAGAAGGAAAAGGTCACACAATTACATCAGAATATAAATCCATATACACGTGTATAAAAGATTTAAAGAAAAAACAATTTCATATTACTTACACGAACGAACAAAACTGCAGATTCTGCGCGGGTATCACGCCAAAGCTTCCCATGAGCTAGGCCTTGTGTTgacgaagaagaaagaaaaggagGACAGAACACAAGAAACAAGCGAGGTGCCCCTTAGCTCTCCGTCCAGCAGCGGAATTAGAGGTACCCGTGTGCTCCCTGCGCTGAGGAAGGTTGGGCGACGGCTTGTGGTCCACCGCGCGCGGAGGTGGCAACGGCGATTCTGCTGGTGCTGGCGCTAGGATTGGTGCTGGGACTGGGGCTGGGGCCGGAACTGGCACCGGCGCTGCTGCTACCGCCGCCGCGGCCGCGTAGTGCTGCGCGTCGCATACTCCCACCCAATCCCCCGGCGGCGTAGGGAGCGTGGAGCCGGGCGTCGTCCCGCTGTCCACCTGGAACACCATGCCCAGGCCCATAGGCACGTGCGGGTCCAGGTGGCAGTGAAAGAACCACATGCCTGCGTTGAGTCCAAAATTTCGTTAGGCCCAAAATGTAACGGTGGGCCCATGTATCTTTGTAGGCTGAATCTACAGAAAGAAGAATGGGAGTATGTCATATTCCTACCTGGATTGTTGGCGACGAAGCGTATGACAGCCCAGCCACCGCCAGGCACGGCGATGGTGTTGCGGGCCACCGGGTCCACCAGGTTGTAGGCCACGCTTCCCGGGGCGAAGGTACCCATCCCCTGCGCCAGCACGAAGAAGTTGAAGCCGTGGAGGTGGATCGGGTGGTTCTCCGTCGGGACGGCCGCCGGGTTCTGCAGCACGATCTCCACCACCGAGTTGTAGCTGAGCTTCTTGAGCTTGGTCCCCACCGACATCGCCGTGCCGCtcggcggcggaccgtccgggaaaTCTGCCGTGAAGACCCCCGCGACGCCGTCGACGTGCGCCCCGAGGAGAGACGTCTCGGGGGACGGGAGGCGGAACGAGACGCCGTTCATCGCGGCGGCGGCCGCGGTCCCGTTGCACCTGGTCTGCGACGGGTCGCAgggcagctggccgaggcccagcTCGATGGTCATGCTCACGTCCACCGGCGCCGGCACCGCGGGCGCGCCCAGGCCCCTCAGCCCGAAGTAGAAGGCGTTGGCCGTCCCGGAGTCGGAGCTGGACGGCATGGCGGGCATCGCGGGCGGGTTGGTGGACGACGTGCCGTTGTACTGGAGGATCGCGGTGGCGGTGGTCGTGTCCGACGCCGCGAACGCGAGCGGGCTCATGGTGTCGTGCGCCAGCACCGCCATGTAGTAGCTCCCGGGCGCGGCGGCGGTGGTGACGAGCGCGTCCACGGTCTGGCCCGGCGCGAGCACGAGCGTGTCCGTGTTGAGGTTGGAGGTGTAGCCCGCGTCCACGGCGACGACGGTGAAGTTGTGGCCGGCCAGCTTGAAGAAGAGGTGCGAGTTGAGGCCGGCGTTGACGACCCGGAGGAGCACCCTCGTGCTGGGCTCCACCACCGCCGTGAACGTCTCGTCTGTATAGTACACAATCTCTCTGTCACTACCTGCAATTTACAGTTTCACCAAAAGTGATCGACGATGACGCGATGCACACGTACTCGCGCACTGGTACAGCAGGCCGGTTTTGCCGTTAACTGTGAACGCGTCGGACTGGGCGGGAAGCTGACCGGCCAAGATGGCGTCGCTCTCGACGTCGACTACATTGCGGTTCCACCACTCGCCTGCTCATGACGACAGCCTCATCCAGAGACAAGAAAACGTCAGACTCTTCTTTGTGTCCTCGATCAACAAACAACAGGCTATTAGATACTATGCACGAGCGGCAGCGATTACCGAGCACGATGGGGACCTCCTTGTCCGGCGCCGGGAAAGGGTAGGCGTTGCCGCGCCTCGGGCGGATGATGAAGGCGCCGTACACCGTGGCGCGGAGGAAGGAGGAGTGCGCGTGCCACCACAGCGTGCCCTCCTGCCCCGGCACGCTGAACCGGTACGTGTAGGAGCTGCTGGGCTGGATGGGGCACTGCGTCACCATGCTCGGGCCGTCCGCCCACGGGGTCATGAGCTGGAGCACACCATGCCTGTCAATTCTCGCAGCAAGCCAAGCGCCCGAAGTGTCAGGTTAGGCCATCACTGGAGATTCAAAGTTTCAGACTCAAGTGGAGCTGGTGCCATGCCGAATAGAGACCACTGCCGTAGCTTTCAGGTCCAAAAGACGGTGTGGAAACCGCGTGCAGATCGTTCTTTATTATTAACGGGCCGGGGTGCTCATAATTACTGGCGCTGTCAGTCTAGACTAACCTCCGTTACCTTTCTTGGTGATTCTGACGCTAAGCCACTACCGAAGTACCGAGTGTCCTAAGTGGAGTTTTATATGGCACACTCTCCTTTTTGGATTCACTCTGTTTTAAACACTTGGCGAATATTTGGATGGGCATCCATACAGATACAGTTACAGGCTATGTTTCGACAGGTAAGACGTCCTAATCAGAGGCTTCACTTTCGGCTTCCGGGTGGAGGCTAAGGAAGGGCAGAGATAAACCTATCAAAACCATCTCACCAGTGATCCAATAAAACGCTGGGATGGCAGGTTCCTTACGGCACCTTCTTTGATGTCACAGGATGTGTCTAAAGAGAGCAAACGACTCATAGCAAACCAGTATGCAGGCCTGCCCTGCcctgcttcttcttcttcttctttttttttttttttttgctcaagtggcagtagtagtagtaggagtTACCACTTACCAGTGGATGGTCACGTTGTACGGCGAGTTGTTGACGACCTTGACGACGACATCGTCGCCTTCGTTCACTTCTATCGACGGGCCCGGCAGCTGCCCGTTCACCGCAATAATGCTGGTGCTGCTGCACAGCTGACTGATCTGCATGCTCCCCACCTAATTTATAGCAACACATTACAGATAAGCACAGATGCCGTTTTAATATAAACACGCGGGGAGGAAAAAAATGCGTGTCCCTCGAAAAGGAAAGATAACCATGGGCCATGGCGTCGTTCGCGAGCTAGGGGGCCCGTGCTCTGCTGTGCTGTGCATGCATTGCAGACAAGGATGTTCCTATCAAATCCTAGCAACTGAACCCTCCCAACTACTAGCAGCGAGTTCAGGGTTTCTAGGCGTACGGTTTCTCCAGTTTTGTCCGGCTTTGGTTGGCTAACCTGACGCTGAATTCATGATGAGCTAGGCTAGCTGGAGTGTACCTCGCTCGCGCGCCTAACAGCTTGTTCTTTCATGGAAACGCGACTGAGTGAGACAAGTTGGTGGTCTACTCGTCTTGCGGAAAACTTCAGTTTGGAGAATTCTACCAGATGAGACTGATCGAATACGATACGACTCTGCATGGAGATGGAAGAGAGagagacacacacacacacacacacacacacagagagagagagagagagagagttactGTGAACGTGTATTTAGCCATCGCCGCATCCGCCACCGGTCTGACGAGGAGAAGGGCGAGCGCCACCAGCGCCGGCAAAAGCTGCACCATGGATGGGGGAAAGAAAAAAGGGGGTGGAGCAGAGTGCAGCAGAGGCAGAGGACAAGGAAGGGGAGGAAGACGAAGCAGCCAGAGGCACAGCTATTTCAGTGTGCGCGCGTGCGACATGTGTAGCGCGATCCAAAGGAGCACGACAAGTATATATACTACCCGAGGCTTTCGGCGAGTTCTGGAGGAATGACTTGGATAGGATCCCCGTGTATATGGCCCAATTTCCTTGACCGCGACACAAAGCCTGGCTGGCTGGCTTGTCTCTTCACACACGCCGCTCCTTTTAAGCCAAAGTGAAGCGAGGTGTTAGTGCTGATCGAAATGACAGGGGAAATCAGTGCCACATCGCCCCCCACTAATCCGACCGTCAGCAATGTTGACGCACGCTAGCTCCGATCCGTTTTGCAGCGTCAAATCAAATCCGTGGCCGATCCA
This genomic window contains:
- the LOC606456 gene encoding Laccase-7 precursor, whose protein sequence is MVQLLPALVALALLLVRPVADAAMAKYTFTVGSMQISQLCSSTSIIAVNGQLPGPSIEVNEGDDVVVKVVNNSPYNVTIHWHGVLQLMTPWADGPSMVTQCPIQPSSSYTYRFSVPGQEGTLWWHAHSSFLRATVYGAFIIRPRRGNAYPFPAPDKEVPIVLGEWWNRNVVDVESDAILAGQLPAQSDAFTVNGKTGLLYQCANETFTAVVEPSTRVLLRVVNAGLNSHLFFKLAGHNFTVVAVDAGYTSNLNTDTLVLAPGQTVDALVTTAAAPGSYYMAVLAHDTMSPLAFAASDTTTATAILQYNGTSSTNPPAMPAMPSSSDSGTANAFYFGLRGLGAPAVPAPVDVSMTIELGLGQLPCDPSQTRCNGTAAAAAMNGVSFRLPSPETSLLGAHVDGVAGVFTADFPDGPPPSGTAMSVGTKLKKLSYNSVVEIVLQNPAAVPTENHPIHLHGFNFFVLAQGMGTFAPGSVAYNLVDPVARNTIAVPGGGWAVIRFVANNPGMWFFHCHLDPHVPMGLGMVFQVDSGTTPGSTLPTPPGDWVGVCDAQHYAAAAAVAAAPVPVPAPAPVPAPILAPAPAESPLPPPRAVDHKPSPNLPQRREHTGTSNSAAGRRAKGHLACFLCSVLLFFLLRQHKA